AGCTGGCCATCGACTATCTCTACCGGCTGGGCCATCGCCGCATCGGCTGCCTCATCAGTAACTCCCGGTTGGGGAACCCGCAGCTGCGCATGCGTTGCCTGGAAGAATCCCTGACCCGGCGCGGGCTACCGGCAGAAAGCTATTTCCTGCGGCTGGCGAGTGAGGTCGAGTATGTGGAGGAGGTGGGTAAGCTGCTGCGTCACGGCGTGGACGCCATCTTTGCGCCGGGGGGATCGGGCGGTATCATTACCGCCTATGCGCTCTCCCTGTATGGTAAGCGGATTCCCGAGGAGATTTCGCTTATCTCCTCGGAGCGGGTGATGGTCTCGCGCTACTGTGTGCCCTCACAAACAACGATTACACAGGATTACAGTAAGCTGGCGTCGATTGCTGTGGACGCCATCGACGCCGCTCTGCGCCGGGACTCTTTCCCGCGCGAAACGATCCTCGATTACCAGCTCATTGAGCGGAACAGTGTCATCGACAGAAAACCGGCCTGACCATCTGGAGTTGTGTCACGGCTCGCACTGAAGTGTGCGAGCGAGGCCATGCCGACTCAATCAGCTTTGAGTGTAGACCGCATTCTTACGCGGGGGCCGTGTGGCGCATGAAGCAGTTCTTAAGCTCTTCGACTTTTTGCGTATTTTCTGCGGCGATGTTGTTGAGTTCGGCTGGGTCGTTTTTGAGGTCGAAGAGCAGGTCCGGTACGGGCTGGGGGGCATCGAGCTGCTGCTTGAAGCCGCGGTTGGTGTCGTAGCCGGTTATCCACTTCCAGCGCCCGTCGCAGGCAGACTTCCAGTTGCCCAGTCCCGAGAAGACCGCCTCGCGGTTTGAGCGCGCGTTGCCCTCCAGGATTGCACGCAGGGAGCAGGCGTCATTGTAGCGTGGAGTTTCCCCGCAGGCGTAGTCCAGGAAGGTTGCGGAGAGGTCAATGAGGGAGACGGCGGAGTCGTTGGTCCCGGTGGCCTTCACGCCCGGCCCGGCGATGCAGAGCGGGATGCCGACGGAGGCCTGATAGGGCAGGTTCTTACCGAAAAATCCCTTGTCGCAGAGCATGTCGCCGTGGTCGCTGGAGATGACGATCAAAGTCTCCTCATCCTCCCCGCGCTCATGGATGACCTGCAGCATGCGGCCGACCCAGCGGTCGATGTTTTCAATCATGGCGGCGTAGGCGCGCCGGGTGTTCTGGCGGGTTTCGGGGTCCGCCAGCTCAGAGGGAGGCGGCTCTCCAAATGTGCGCCCGCGCACGGAGTCAAACATGCTGTGGGTGGTGTCCATGGGGGAGTGCGGCCCGCAAAAATTCACCTGTAGGAACCAGGGGGATTGTGTACCAGCGCCCTGCAGTAGATCAACGGCCTGCTGGCCGACAAAGTTGTCCAGGTAAGCCCGGTCGGGGAGGGGAGTCGGCGCATTGCTGTAGTAGTCCCTACGCCCATTCAGGTCGGCGATGTGGACATCGAGCAGGCCTTCACTTTTGAGAAAGGATGTGTAGGGGCACAGATTGTCGCGGGCTCCTTCGGTTACGCCGTCGATTTTACCGCTGACATCGGCGCCGCCGTTGAAGCCCCAGTGGTCGAGGCGGTTGGTGCCGTCAGGCAGAGGGTGCTGCCCGTTTGGGCTCCAGTCGTTGGCATCCTTGGCCAGGTCGTACTTGCCACAGCCGAGCACCTGGTAGCCGGTTTCGCGCAGGCGCTGATAGAAGGTCTGTTCATCCAGATCGAGGTCGTCGCTGTTGCTCTTGACCGCGCAGTGCTCGTACTCCCTACCTGTGGCGAGGCAGGCGCGGGCCGGTGCGCAGAGGGGAGAGGGCGTGACGGCATGGCTAAAGCTCAGGCCCCGCCGTGCCACACTCTGGCAAAAGGGGAGCCGCAGCGGCAGCTCACTCTGCCAGGACCAGTCGTGCCGCCACTGGTCGGGAAAAACAAAGAGGATGTTCGGTGGTCTTTTCATCAAGTGCGATTATTGAGAAGCTGCTGAGCAGATGACTGTTCCGGGTGAACCTAGGCCGGTCCGCCTTTATCAATTACTATGGCATGACGGTCCGTTTATGTGGCCCGGTCATAGCTGATGAGGTCCACTAGATCATGCGGAGATTCTCCGCGCAGGAATCGTTCTATATTCTGCACGGCGTGTTGCCCAAGTAATGCGAGCTGGTCGGCCGTCGGACCAGCGATATGCGGTGTCGCGAGGAGCCCGGGTGTTGTTACCAGAGGCGAATCGCAGGCCATCGGTTCAGTGATACAGACATCGGTGGCGATGCGAAGTCTGCCGCTGGACGCTTCCTTTAGCAGGGCATCCTCGTCCACGATAGCACCGCGCCCGACGTTGACGAAGATAGAGCCGTCGGGGATGGTCGCCAGCAGTTCTGCCGTCAGGCTGTCACGGGATAGCTCGGTAAGGGCTTCACAGCCGAAGAACACGTCGCAGGATTGGCAAAGTTCTTTGAGCGACTGGCAGGGGGTGACTCCTTCCTCATGCATGAGCTTGTGCGGGACACCCTCAGAGAATGCCCGTATCTCGACGGAAAAAGGGCGTAGCAGCTGGACCAGTGTACGAGCCACCCGTCCAAAGCCGTGGATGCTGACACGCTTGCCGAAAAGGGTACGCGTGCCCAGATGCGTCAGCCTGCGCTGCCGGGGTGGTTGCTGGATATACGCAGGCCACTGGGGCAGACTGCGCAGAGCACCCAGGGCCAGTAGCAAGGCGTACTCGGCTACCTGAGGAGCGCACATCGCACCCCAGTTTGAGACGAGCCCGCCACGCTCGATAAAGGAGCGGGGGACGATGCCACGGACAGAACCGGTCACATGGCTGACGTAGCGCAGCGGACAGTCCTCCTGCTCCAGCCAGGCGGAGGGCAGGGGAGGCGTGCTCCATGAGGTGAGGAGGACGGTTGGCCGCAGGGTCTGGAGCTGCTCCTCCCAGTCTTGGGCCGGGACGTCTATCGCCTGGGCTCCGTCGATCTCTGCATCGATCCCGTTGGGGAAAAAGTATTGCCGACACCGTTCGTTCAGGGAGTAAGCGATGCGTTGTTGTTTGAGATCGTCTGAGGCGTTCTCCCGTTCTTTGGCTGAGTTCTGCTTTAACATAGGTACAAGCATCCCGTGTTGCACGCTTGGGGCGCCAACTCGCAGGAATCGATATGGGGTTTATATACGGAGGGGCGTCTAAAGAGATATACCCCAAGCCTGCCCTTAACGGCGGCCCTTCACTCGCTTCAGGAACGCCAGCAGCAAGGTCGCAGCAAGCAGTATGGCGGCACTTTCCGACGGCTCGGGGATCGAGGCGTTACTGTCGATGGACAGATTATCGATATAGAGTGAGCCCACATACTGAGCTTTGGACACGAAGTTAAAGCTGTTCAGCGAGGTACCGGTGCTGATGTTGCCGGTGTTACTGACGCCGCTGGCAACGCGTGTCCCGTTGAGCCACACATCCATCATGCCGGAGGCCACGGTGCCACCCTCATAGGTCAGTGCTGAGCCCGTATTGTTGAAGACGACCACGAGGTTGTTGACTGTGTCTTGAGTGTAGCTCGCGACGGCATCCTGCTTCGTGATGGAGCCGCCCGTGTACAGGTAGAAGGATCCGTCCTGGATCGACAATGCGAATGCGGAGGTGCTGTTACCGTTACCGGTGCCCCAACGCATGATCCAGCCGTCACCCGTGCTGCCAGTGGGGTCGTAGAAGTCCAGGGAGATTTGTCCGCTCTGAGTGGAGTTGAAGGTATTGGTAGCCGCCATGGGCTGGAGGCTGGTATCATAGCTGGTGACAGCCATGTTCAGGAACTGGTTGGATGTCCCCTGCCCGAACAGATTTCCGGTGTCAGCAACGACGGTAAAGGTCTTGTTGGCATTGGTGAGGGTCGTTTTCCAGATTTCCGGGGACTCACCTGTAGGCAGTGACTCTGGCACTGGCGAGTAACCGTTGAAGTTATCCTCGACGAGTACGGCCCCTTGCGCGCAGAGACTAAAACTGGACAGGGCACCACAGAGTAGAAACAGGTAACAATTTTGGGATATTTTTTTCATAGGCCTTTACTCAATCTCAGTCTGATTGATTTCACAAACCATGGGTTGTTCACCAAGGTTAATGATAACCGCTATATTCCAGTAGAAAACGGTAACGCCAGGGCTTACTGAGCGGAGCGCAGGCTTCCGCCGTTGTACCAGCTGCCTTCTATCAGGATACAGCGCGGGTTGTCGCTCAGTCCTCTCTCGCCGTTGTGGAGCATGGACACGAGCATGGTGACCGCTTCTTCGCCGATGAGTGTCGAGTTCTCGACGATACTGGAGACGCCCGGAGTCTCGGCAGAGTAGGTGAACCCGGCTACGCCGATGTCACGCGGGCATTCCAGGCCAGCGGCATCCAGTGTCTTCTTGATTTTCCAGTCAACCGTGACGACCGCATCCAGCCGGTTCTCATCGACCCACGCACGAAACTCCTGATGGTAGCCTTTGTGATCATAGGACAGGGGCGGGATCGGCTCAAACCCGTACAGGTGTACGGCTGTCAGGTAGCCGGCGAGGCAGTTGTAGTCCGTGCGTTCGTTAAATTCCCAAGGGTAAGCGTAGCCAATGCGCTTATAGCCGCGTCTGGCCAACTCCCGCATCGTCGTCAGGACGTTTTTGCAGTGGGCCGCCGTTATCATATTCAACCGCGGCTTCTGAAGAGTGTAGCCAAAGGTGACGGAGGCGAAGTTCTCCCACGGGAAGTCGATTTGTGTAAGCTGGTTGGGCTGGGGGCAGACAAGGATACCCGCGATGTTGCGAGCCTTGAAAATAGAGGCCATGCGCTTGGAGGTCATGCCTGCAGTCGTTAAATCGAAGATCTCCAGCTTATAGCCGTGACTGGCAGCCTGAGCTTGGGCTCCGTTGAAGTAGTCTCGATAGTGGCGGACATTATGCCAGTTCCACTCCTGCGAACTGCGGACCATCCAGGCCAGAGTCCCGTGAAAGGCGACCGGCCGGGACTGCGAACTGTACGCGGCCAGGGCCGAGAGCATCGGGTCACGCACGTAGCCCAGCTCTTTGGCCAGCTGCATGATGCGCTCACGCGTTTCCTGCGGTATACCGGGATGGTTCTTGAGCGCCAGACTCACCGTAGAGCGGTGGACGTTCGCCTTCTCGGCGATGTCTTTCTGGGTAACTCGCTGTGCCATTCACCTTGGTTAACGGACGATGGGTTGTCTGACAAGCTTACTTGTGCAACTTTATGGGCATAACCAACCCCGTTATGCTTTTCTCCAAACCCCACCGGGCATTTTCGCTGCTCGAGTTATTGGCGGCCATCGCGATTATAGCGATCCTGGCATCCATCATTATCCCCATTGGTTTCCGTAGTATCGCAACCACTGAGAAGACCCGCTGTGCTGCCAACCTGCGTCAAATCGGCCAGACGCTGCAGCTCTATCTGAATGATCACAGCCTTCAGTTTCCCGGCCCCTTATACTCGGATATGAGTGCGTGGGCGCCGCGTGGTAGTCACATGCCGACTGTGCTGGAGGACTATATGACGCCGTCAGAGACGATTGGCTCCCGGCGCTATTTCGATATGTTTTTCTGCCCGGCCTGTGTCCGTCGCGCTACAGATACGCGCTCGATGGCAGAGATTAAATCTTACAGCACCGGGAGAAATCCACGGATATTTGGCTACCAGCACAACCGATACCCTCAGGCGGTGATGCGGTTGACCGATATCGAATCTCCGCCCACCACCGTCGTGCTGCAGGATGCTTCTGGAGCTTCAAACGGCATCACCAGCACCGCCCACGAAGCCTTTCGAAATGTGCTCTACGTAGACTGGCATGTGGAGAGCGTGCCCGAGGAGGAGTTCAGTAACTAGCTTCAGCTTTTCACTAAGCCACGATTCATGACTGCATTTCAAAAAAGATATATTTTGATCATTTCTATTTTAATGGCATTTGCGCTCGCAGGCTGCTCCGATCCGGATCCCGCCCCGCAAGCCTACGCATGGGAGGTGTCCGATTCTGCGCTGGAGGATCGGGCCTGGGATATCGCCGGCATGCTTCCGGTGGAGCCTGGCTCCTATGTGCCGCCAGTTAGTGATCGTAGTGCATGGGAGGCATACGGTCGGCAGAGCCCGCAGCTGTTAGCCAAGGCTAAGACGTTCCTGAATCAACCGGTCCCGGCCTTGCCCGACGACCTCTATCTGACGTTCACAACCAAGGGTACACGCAAGGGGTACGAGCGCCCGTATTCCGCACGAATCGAGCGTCTGGGCACATTCACCGCCGCAGAAGCTGTCGCAAACAACGGGCAATTCATCCCTGCCATCGAAAGGGAGCTGCAAGCCATCCTCGTTGAGAAGACGTGGGTGATGCCGGCGCATGACCGTGACCTCAAGAACTTCAACGGCGAGGTCGTCGATGTCGATTTGGGGGCGTCCCGGCGAGGGCTCGCCGTCGCTGGTGTGCTGACGCTCTTGGGAGATAAACTCTCTCCTGAACTCACTGAACAGGCTCACGCTGAGCTGAAGCGCAGAGTATTTGATCCCTACCTGAAGCGTTTGACGGGCCAGGACGACTCGCTGTGCAAATGGATGAAATGGGATAACAACTGGAACGCCGTCTGCCACTCGGGTGTCGTGGCGGCAGCACTCTTTACACTGCCTTCTGAGGATACGCGCGGGTTGATCGTGGCCGGGGCAGAGGCCGCACTGCCTCGCTATTTTAACAGTTTTCGCAGTGATGGTTTTTGTACCGAAGGCCTGTCCTACTGGAACTATGGATTCGGGCACTATGTGACCTTGGCGGAAACGCTTTGGCGATTGAGCGAAGGCGAGATAGACCTCTATGAGAGCCCACTGGTCCGCAAGATCGCCACCTATCCGGCGCGTCTGGAGATGGCTCCGCGCCAGTTCCCCTCCTTTGGGGACAGCCCGCGAAACCCTCAGCCAGAGGCCTGGATACTCGATGTGTGTGCCAGCCACCTGCCGCTGTCCGGCGATGTGAAACAGGAACCGTACCCTGCGATCCCGCTGTTTCTGGAGCAGTGCTTTCGGGTGTCGTTTAGCCCGTCCAGACCGCTCTCGCTCGCCGCGATGAGAGAGGACCAACTGCGCAGCTGGTTCCCGGAGGCGCAGGTCTATGTCGGGCGCATGCCGGGTGATTCTTCTGAGCAAATGGCGATCGCCGTCAAGGGCGGGCGCAACGGAGAAAATCACGGACACAACGATCTGGGGCAGTTCATCATCGCTAATCAAGGCCGACAGGTCATCACCGACCCCGGCGGTGAGGCGTACACGGCGGCTACTTTCGGCCCCAAGCGCTATGAGTCGCCGATGCTGAACTCCATCGGCCACCCGGTGCCTGTCATTGCCGGGCAACTACAGGGCAGCGAAAGAACCGCGACGACAGAGGTGGTGAGCACTGATTTTACCGATGGGGAGGATCGGGTCGTCTTCGATCTCAAAGGCGCGTACGCGGTCTCTACGTTGGCAAAGCTCGAACGCGAGTATGTCTATATGCGTCAGGGCGCAGGCGAGCTGCAGGTGACCGATACGGTGGCATTCTCCAAGCCCGAGGCCTTCGCCAGCTCATTGATAACTTACGGCAGTGTTGAGCAAATGAGCCCCAGCGAACTCCTGATTACGGATGGAGACGCCCGTCTGCATGTCAAAATAGATAGCGGCGATGTGCCCTTCTCAGTCGAGCAGGAGCTGGTGCGCCCGAAGGGGCCTCTACGTGTGCTGATCTCGCTGGATGATCCTCTTGTGAAGGCGACCATGAGCTACCATTTTTCCGTAGGATCGGAGATAGCCCCGCAGCATGCGAATGAGGAATGAGCCCCCGGCTCCTGCCGTGAGGTAGTAGGCGGCTTCGTCTCCTCAGGCCCGCGCTGCGACACTGTCGCGTGAAATTAACTGGTAGGGGAGCATCGTGCTGGCCGGGGTGGTGTCTCCCTCGATACGGGCTTCGATCAGGTCTGCGGTGCTAGCGGCCATGGCCTGATAGTCGGGGGTGATGGTCGTCAGGGGCGGGACTGTGTACTGGGATATTTTCGTCTGCTCCGAGGCGATGAGTGCAATGTCCTCGGGGACGCGGCGGTTGTAGAGCGAAAAGGCGTACAGGGAGACGATCCCGGCATTACCGCCGGGGCAGAAGAGCGCGTCGATGTCCTGCTTGAGGAGCTTTCCGATCAGCTCCACATATTTGTCGCTGCCCGGTCCCGAGAAGCAGACCAGCGAGTCGTCGCAGGGCAGGCCAGTCTCCTTGAGTGCTTTGAAGATGCCGTTCTGGCGCCGCGTGGCATTACCGGTATGGGGGGAGCCGTGAATGATGCACCCGATCTTTTTGTAGCCGCGCTCATGCAGGTGCTGGATAGCTTGCCGCATGCCCTGCTCCTCATCTGAGCGCACGTAAAAGACGTCCGGGCTCTCGGTGGGGCCTTCGCGGTCCATGATGATCAAGGGCATGGCGTAGCGTTCGCTCCAGTCGCTGAACTCCGCAGGCTCGGCGCCGATGGCGATAGCCGCGCAAAACTGGATGGCATCGAGACGTTCCCGGTTATCGCCGGGAAGGATCTCCAGCCGGAACCCTCGCTTGGACATTTCCTGGACGAGGGCCATGAGGATCATGTCCACGCAGCTCTGCACGGGATAGACCGGGTCGTAGGGAGTGATCACGACCACGTTCTTCTGCTTCAGGGTCAGGCGTGGATGATAGCCGTGCTCGCGTGCGACCGAGAACACCCGTTTACGCACCTCCAGGCGGATGTTCGGATGGTGGTTGAACACGCGTGAGACGGTTGCGGCGGATACGCCTGCGATTTTTGCAATTTCGTGAATCTTAGCCATAGCAGGCCCTGGGGGTGATTGTTTTTCAGTGGGTATTTGATATTTACACGATGTGGGCGCGTTTTTCGCTCTTGGTTTCAATCATGTGCATGATTCGTGAAACTTACACATGCTATATGCAAATTATTCCGTTGATGGGCAAGATTTTATCTCCTGAGATAGGCCATGCCTCAGGAGGTTTTCCTTCCGTCTTCAGGGACTGTTAACGCCTGCCGAGGCCATCCTGTTGCGGCATCTGCCGCACCCTAAACCTTTACCCCCTTACTTTGACCTAACCTATGAACGCCGTAATCATCGACGACGATAAGCGCCTCGTCTGGTCCTCTGTGGCGGACCCTGTGCGCGCAGAGAATGAGATTTTAGTGCAGGTACATGCCGCCGCGCTGAATCGCGCTGACCTGATGCAGCGCGAGGGTAACTATCCGCCCCCGCCCGGATGGCCGGAGTGGCCGGGCCTGGAGGTGGCGGGCGTCGTCCTCGAAGCACCGTCTGGCTCCCGCTGGAAGCCGGGCGACAAGGTCTGCGCCCTGTTGGGCGGAGGCGGCTATGCTGAAAAAGTCGTTGTCCCTGCGGACATGGCGCTACCGGTCCCGGAGGGGCTCAGCATGGCCGAGGCTGCGGCGATCCCGGAGGCTTTTGCGACGTCCTACCTGAACCTGTGCCTAGAGGGCGGGATGCAGGCTGGCGACACGGTCTTCATCCAGGCCGGGGCCAGTGGCTTGGGGATGGCGGCCATCCAGCTTGCCAAGACGCTCGGCGCTAAGGTCGTGACGACGGTCGGCTCCGAGGATAAGGCGCGCTTCGTCCGCGAGCTGGGGGCAGACGTGATCATCAACCGCAAGCAGCAAAACATTGCCGAGGTCCTCGCCCAGCATCCGGTCGATGTCGCCATGGACTGTGTGGCTGGTCCAAACCTCGGACCCTGCCTGGAGACGATGGCCCGTGGTGGGCGCTGGATTATCATCGCCACCTTGGGTGCTGCCAGCAGTGAGCTGAACATGCTCGATTTCTTTAAGCGCGGGGTGAAACTCATCGGCAGCACGCTACGCAGTCGCACTAGCGAGATGAAGGCCGATATCCTCAAGGGGCTCGAAGATCAGCTCTGGCCCGCTTTTTCCTCCGGAGCGATCCAGGTGCTCATCCATGAGACGCTGCCCATGGCCGACGCTGAGAAGGCGCACGCGATCCTCGAACGACAGGAGAATCTCGGTAAGGTTGTCCTCACGCTGGAGCCTTAGGCAGCATCGTTCAGCCAACGCCGGTAAAGTTACCGGTGCTTGGCGAGCATGCGCAGGATGGCGTCACGGACTTCGGGCACGAGCGTGCGGTCCGCGAGATTCGCCTCTCCGGCACCGTCTTGAAACAGCCCGTGCTTGTCACCCGGTCCATCGAAGCGGAAGACCTCGCAGGGCCTGTTCACGGCTCGGTAGGCCTGCTCAATGATGTCGGCGTGCTCGATGGTCACGAGCTGGTCGTTCTCGGAGTGAATGCAGTTCAGGGGAGGGGACTGATCGCTGACGTAGTAGCGTGGCGAGGCGTCTCTTAAAAAGGCTTCCTCGACCGGGCCGCCGGTGAATTTTTCCCAAAACTCCGGCTTATCCAGACAGAACTGGGTCTGCCACAGCGCCACATCGGTGATACCGGAAAGGTTCAGGATCGAGCGTACCCGCTGCAGGGGCAGGCGAAGTCCTGCCATCAGGGCGAGGTGTCCACCGGCCGATCCTCCGACGATGTCAATCTGGTCGAGATCCAGTTCACGCATGGCCGGGTGGCCAGCGTCCATCAGGAACTTTGCCCCGCGGATGCAATCATCGCCACAGGCTGGCCACGGGTGGGTCGCTGTCAGTCTGTAGTTAATGTTGAATACAGCATAACCATGCTCCGCCAATAGCCTGGCGATGGGCTCGATACTCGTCTTTTCCATCGATACCCATCCGCCCCCATGGATGAGTAGGGCTGCTGGTGCCCCACGGGGGTTGTCGGGCAGGAACAGGTCGGCTTTCCCATCTGTGCCGAGGTCGTCTGCGAAGGAGATGTCGTTGATGCGCTGATACATGCTACAGGGATGAGATGAATACGTAAAACCTAGCCCTGTCTCCTGGGGGAGAACGAGCAAAAAGGCGCTAAGTATATCGCAGCCGATCTCACCTGCCGGGCAGGTGGCTTCGCTGCCTGACGCTACTGATTGAGGTCGCGCACGCCGCCACGGTCCGCACTGGTGGTCAGGCGGGCATAGGCCTGCAGGGCGGTGCTCACGACGCGGTTGCGCTTCGGCTTCCAGCCGTCGGCCCCCTTGGCGTCTTCGGCAGCACGGCGTTTGGCCAGCTCCTCATCACTGATGGTGATGTTGATCGTGCGTCCGGGGATGTCGATCTCGACGGTGTCGCCCTCGTGGATCAGCCCGATCGCGCCGCCGCTGGCAGCCTCGGGGCTGACGTGGCCGATGGAGAGTCCACTCGTGCCGCCGGAGAAACGTCCGTCGGTGATGAGCGCGCACTGCTTACCGAGGCCCTTGGACTTCAGGTAGCTGGTCGGGTAAAGCATCTCCTGCATGCCGGGGCCGCCCTTGGGGCCTTCGTAGCGGATGACGACGACGTCGCCAGCCACGACCTGGTCGGTCAGGATGGACTGGACGGCGGCGTCCTGGCTCTCGAAGACGCGGGCGCGTCCGGTGAACTTGAGGATCGACTCGTCCACACCGGCGGTCTTCACGATGCAGCCGTTGAGGGCGATGTTGCCCTTGAGCACGGCGAGGCCGCCATCCTTGGAGTAGGCGTGCTCGACATCGCGCACGCAGCCTTCGGCCGGGTCGGTGTCGAGGGACTCCCAGCGAGCTTCCTGGGAAAAGGCGCTCGTGGTACGCTTGCGACCGGGCGCGGCGGCGAAAAACTTTTTGGCGCTTTCGGTGGCCTTGCCGCGCAGGTCCCAGAAATCGATGGCTTGGCCGAGGCTGACCGAGTGCACGGTGGGAATATCGCGATGAAGGAGCCCACCACGGTCCAGCTCCCCGAGCAGGCGCATGATGCCCCCGGCGCGGTGAACGTCCTCGATGTGGTACTTCTGTGTGTTCGGAGCGACCTTACACAGGCAGGGGACCTTGCGGGAGAGCCGGTCGATGTCGTCCATGGTGAAGTCCACCTCGGCGCTCTGGGCACTGGCCAGCAGGTGCAGCACGGTGTTGGTGGAGCCGCCCATGGCGATGTCGAGGCTCATGGCGTTTTCAAACGCCTCAAAGGTGGCGATGTTGCGCGGCAGCACGGACTCATTGCCTTCTTCATAGTAGGCGCGGGCCAGCTCGACGATGCGGCGGCCAGCCTCCTGGAAGAGACCCTTGCGGTCCTTGTGGGTGGCCACGACCGTGCCGTTACCGGGGAGACTCAGGCCGAGGGCCTCGGTCAGGCAGTTCATGCTGTTGGCGGTAAACATGCCCGAGCACGAGCCGCAGGTCGGGCAGGCATTCTGCTCGATGAGGTCAATCTCCTCGTCGCTGACGCTTTCGTCGGCGGCGGCGACCATGCTGTCCACCAGGTCGAGCTTGCGGGTCTGCCCGTTAACGACGGTGACACCAGCCTCCATCGGACCCCCAGAGACAAAGATGGCTGGGATGTTCAGGCGCAGGGCAGCCATGAGCATGCCGGGTGTGATCTTGTCGCAGTTGGAGATGCACACCAGGGCGTCGGCGCGGTGCGCGTTGACCATGTACTCGACCGAGTCGGCGATGATCTCACGGCTGGGCAGGCTGTAGAGCATGCCATCGTGGCCCATGGCGATACCGTCGTCCACGGCGATGGTGTTGAACTCGCGACCGATGCCGCCAGCCTTGGCGATTTCCGAGGCGACGAGCTGTCCGAGATCCTTGAGGTGGACGTGCCCGGGTACGAACTGGGTAAAGGAGTTCGCGATGGCAATGATGGGCTTGCCAAAGTCTTCGTTCTTCACGCCGGTGGCGCGCCACAGGGCGCGTGCGCCGGCCATGTTACGGCCGTGGGTGGTGGTGCGGGATCTGTATGCTGGCATGTCTTTTCTAAGGGTAATCACATAACCAAACCGAAAAACGCCCTTAACTCAATAGCTGAAAGCTTAAAGGTGAAATCCGTCCGCGGACCCGAATCGAGAAATCAAAACCCGTTTAAAGCGTGCATCCGTATGACTTGCAAAGAGATATGCGGCTTTGGTGCGCACAAAAAAGCATGGCCCATCTGGGCCATGCTTCGAAAGTGGGTGGATCGCTCTGGCGTGCGGGTTAGCAGGCGGTTGCCTCTGCCGCTTTTTTAGAGCAGCAGCTCATTGCTCCGTCCGGGGACTCCTCACGGAAGCAGTACGCCAGCGGAATCGCGTAGAGCCAGTGGCGGGCCATCGACAGGACGGGGAAGATGACGCCTCCCTCCAGCCCGGCTATCCCCAGCCCCAGTAGCGGGAAAAGGAGGAACCAGACCAGCATCACAGTCTCCAGACTCGTGAAGAACAGCGCACGGAGCCAGCCCGGACCGATAAGCGACGGTGAGAGCGCCGCATAGATGGCGGCGAGGGCAACGCCATTACCGTAGTGCATCAGGAGCGCGACCGCGAAGGGCACGCCCACGGCATCGGCGAGCACGTGGGGGATGTCCCACCAGGTGCCGGTGAACAGGAAGCCGGTGATATCAAAGAGCAAAGTCCCAATGACGCCGGCGAGTATTGCTTTATACCAGTTTATTTTCATGTGTTTACCTTTCTGTAGGGGATAAAGTGAGGGGCTCAGGCCTGCCCGCCGAAGCGGAGGTAGTCGTCGAGGTCCAGGTACTCAAAGAGCGTGCCGATGTCCGGACGTGACGGGGTCTGTGCGCCCGCGAATTCCGCAAACCAGCTGCGAGCTTCGATACTCAGACCCGGCAGGTTCTCGATCCAGTGGCTCCATGCCTGAACCTCGTGTGGGCGAAGCTTTGGCTGTGCGCTCTCTTGCACCCACTGGAGAATGGCCCAGTCTCCGGTAGTCACGCCTACCTGAGTAAGAAAGGCGTCGGGGCTTAGCCCGATGAATTTAAAGAGCTCCATGTCGAGCAGGCTGTCATCGCCATAGAGATAG
This genomic interval from Ruficoccus sp. ZRK36 contains the following:
- a CDS encoding LacI family DNA-binding transcriptional regulator, which encodes MPTIHEIAREAEVSIATVSRVFSNHPNVKEELRERVLRVARAHDYYPRLSNRRRTVILITPSRSEHPVQNYVDMVVSHLAEASSRRGYRIEILSEDGLDKLDNTQFCGAIQISSGESPWKNWGRRFDAPLVIIDREVPGGFEQVTSVRSNEEQGMELAIDYLYRLGHRRIGCLISNSRLGNPQLRMRCLEESLTRRGLPAESYFLRLASEVEYVEEVGKLLRHGVDAIFAPGGSGGIITAYALSLYGKRIPEEISLISSERVMVSRYCVPSQTTITQDYSKLASIAVDAIDAALRRDSFPRETILDYQLIERNSVIDRKPA
- a CDS encoding sulfatase-like hydrolase/transferase; the encoded protein is MKRPPNILFVFPDQWRHDWSWQSELPLRLPFCQSVARRGLSFSHAVTPSPLCAPARACLATGREYEHCAVKSNSDDLDLDEQTFYQRLRETGYQVLGCGKYDLAKDANDWSPNGQHPLPDGTNRLDHWGFNGGADVSGKIDGVTEGARDNLCPYTSFLKSEGLLDVHIADLNGRRDYYSNAPTPLPDRAYLDNFVGQQAVDLLQGAGTQSPWFLQVNFCGPHSPMDTTHSMFDSVRGRTFGEPPPSELADPETRQNTRRAYAAMIENIDRWVGRMLQVIHERGEDEETLIVISSDHGDMLCDKGFFGKNLPYQASVGIPLCIAGPGVKATGTNDSAVSLIDLSATFLDYACGETPRYNDACSLRAILEGNARSNREAVFSGLGNWKSACDGRWKWITGYDTNRGFKQQLDAPQPVPDLLFDLKNDPAELNNIAAENTQKVEELKNCFMRHTAPA
- a CDS encoding hydroxyacid dehydrogenase, with the translated sequence MLKQNSAKERENASDDLKQQRIAYSLNERCRQYFFPNGIDAEIDGAQAIDVPAQDWEEQLQTLRPTVLLTSWSTPPLPSAWLEQEDCPLRYVSHVTGSVRGIVPRSFIERGGLVSNWGAMCAPQVAEYALLLALGALRSLPQWPAYIQQPPRQRRLTHLGTRTLFGKRVSIHGFGRVARTLVQLLRPFSVEIRAFSEGVPHKLMHEEGVTPCQSLKELCQSCDVFFGCEALTELSRDSLTAELLATIPDGSIFVNVGRGAIVDEDALLKEASSGRLRIATDVCITEPMACDSPLVTTPGLLATPHIAGPTADQLALLGQHAVQNIERFLRGESPHDLVDLISYDRAT
- a CDS encoding LacI family DNA-binding transcriptional regulator, with the protein product MAQRVTQKDIAEKANVHRSTVSLALKNHPGIPQETRERIMQLAKELGYVRDPMLSALAAYSSQSRPVAFHGTLAWMVRSSQEWNWHNVRHYRDYFNGAQAQAASHGYKLEIFDLTTAGMTSKRMASIFKARNIAGILVCPQPNQLTQIDFPWENFASVTFGYTLQKPRLNMITAAHCKNVLTTMRELARRGYKRIGYAYPWEFNERTDYNCLAGYLTAVHLYGFEPIPPLSYDHKGYHQEFRAWVDENRLDAVVTVDWKIKKTLDAAGLECPRDIGVAGFTYSAETPGVSSIVENSTLIGEEAVTMLVSMLHNGERGLSDNPRCILIEGSWYNGGSLRSAQ
- a CDS encoding prepilin-type N-terminal cleavage/methylation domain-containing protein, translating into MLFSKPHRAFSLLELLAAIAIIAILASIIIPIGFRSIATTEKTRCAANLRQIGQTLQLYLNDHSLQFPGPLYSDMSAWAPRGSHMPTVLEDYMTPSETIGSRRYFDMFFCPACVRRATDTRSMAEIKSYSTGRNPRIFGYQHNRYPQAVMRLTDIESPPTTVVLQDASGASNGITSTAHEAFRNVLYVDWHVESVPEEEFSN